The DNA window CATCACTTGACAGTTGGAATTTTGCAGAATGAAATTAAGGGAGCTTACTCCCTTCGGGAACACTTAACTGGCTTTAAGGATCCACTATTGTTTTTACAAGGTCAAAAAGACGGTTTGATTGATTATCATGATTCATTAGAAGCTTACGCAATGATTGCTTCTAATGACAAAGAGCTTCACGTCTACTCTTCTCTAATGCACAATATTTTTGACGAGCCCCAACGAAAATGGGATATCTACTCAGAAGTCGTCCAGTGGATTAATCGTCATCGATATTGACACTGAGTTGCAGCTATTAAACCACTTTGAAATTATAAAAGAGACGCAACGAATGACACTTTCGTCACCGTTACGTCTCTTTTTCATATGGTTAATGATCCTAATGAACAATAGCCTTCTTTAACAGGTATCCACATTGCCCTGCACTAACCACTGTTAAGCCGCTAATAAGTCCCAGGTTGTTATCCCGCAAAACAAATGCAATGATGATTCCAGAAATTAAAGTCGCCCCTAATCACAATTAATTGCTGGTATTTAAACTTCCTGAAAAATTCCGTTATTCTTGATTCTTATCAATGCGGTTGATTGTTAATGGGTATTTCTCATCGAGTTTAGGAGTAACAAATTTAATAGTTAATCCCTTTTTCAACGGTCCCATTAGTATCCAAGCGCCAATCCATAACATCCCCACTATCGATGACCAAATATCACTACCTTGAATTAGTGGAAACATGCATCCCCAAATTAACATAACAATAATAAAACAGGTGTTGTAAATCTTTTTGAAGGTACTATTCCTCGTGACGCTGGTGAAGTTGATACTGTAGCTGCTCATCTGCAGACTGAATTTTTACTTTTTGCCGATCAGAATCAGTTGTCGGAAATAAATCACCTACTTTTACCCCTAACGAACCAGCAACTAGATTAAAGGTAGAAATACTCGCATCCTCGCCAGCTTCTAATCTTTGGATTGTTCGCACAGATACCTTAGACTTTTCTGCAAGTTGTTCTTGTGAAAGGTGTTTTGCTAAGCGAAGTTGTTTAATCTCCCGAAATGTCAATTTGAGTTAGAAAGAAAATAGTTGCTCATCAGTGACGTAAGACATGAATACTTCATATGGAGTTCGATAGCCTAGTGATTTACGGGGCAGGTTATTTCGCTTACTCATCAGTTGGGTTACTAATTCATCAGGAAGATTGCGGAAATCTAGCTGTTTCGTTAAGCCATCCCGGCGTAAAAGATCGTTGTTGTTTTCGTTCAGCCCTCGTTGATTGGGAGCACCAACCTCGGCAAAGTAAGTGTGAAGGTCAAATTGATTGGCAATCTCGCGTCAGCCGGCGAATTCTTTTCCGTTGTCAAAGGTAATCGATTTGAAGAAGTGCCGCGGGAATTTCCGAAGCCACTGACTTAAGTGTTGGTTAATCGCATCAGCCGTCTTTTCGTGCACATTGAGTACAATTTTGACCTTCGATTGGCGTTCGGTCAGGGTTATTACCGCCCCTTGGTGCTTTTTGCCTTGGACAGTATCAGCTTCAAGGTGCCCAAATTCAGTGGCATAGTGCGGAAAGTCC is part of the Limosilactobacillus reuteri genome and encodes:
- a CDS encoding helix-turn-helix transcriptional regulator; its protein translation is MTFREIKQLRLAKHLSQEQLAEKSKVSVRTIQRLEAGEDASISTFNLVAGSLGVKVGDLFPTTDSDRQKVKIQSADEQLQYQLHQRHEE